In Actinomadura citrea, a single window of DNA contains:
- a CDS encoding FdrA family protein: protein MRDWVEVRRGGYHDSVTLMRVSRQLSERPDVAGAMVAMGTGLNREMFGRMGFAVPDEAGPDDLVVAIRVEGEGPDEAGLEEARKAVDGLLREASRPPAQAGVLGAPAPARTTGSAAARGDATVALLSVPGPHVFPEAMDALDAGLNVMIFSDNVPVAQEITLKEAAARRGLIVMGPDCGTAVIGGAGLGFANAVRPGPVGVVAASGTGAQQLMCLLDAAGAGVSHVLGVGGRDLSPEVSGRSALAALAALDADPATELIVLVSKPPAPQVLDLIREAARRLDTPVVFALPLPGEDDLTRAAEKALRALGRPVPAWPRWTSPRGAASASGRALRGLFAGGTLRDEAEMIARDALGWELEARGHRFTDFGDDAYTRGRAHPMIDPTLRLEALRAEAADDGCGVLLLDVVLGYGAEPDPAAALAPAIAAALRDRPGLAVVVSLCGTPADPQDRDRQAVALCEAGADVFASNAQATRHALTLVDGSIVEGTPR, encoded by the coding sequence ATGAGGGACTGGGTCGAGGTGCGGCGGGGGGGCTACCACGATTCGGTCACGCTGATGCGGGTGAGCCGGCAGCTGTCGGAGCGGCCGGACGTCGCCGGCGCCATGGTCGCGATGGGCACCGGGCTGAACCGCGAGATGTTCGGCCGCATGGGCTTCGCCGTGCCGGACGAGGCCGGGCCCGACGACCTCGTCGTGGCGATCCGGGTCGAAGGCGAAGGACCGGACGAAGCCGGGTTGGAAGAGGCCAGGAAGGCGGTGGACGGGCTGCTGCGCGAGGCGTCCCGCCCGCCCGCGCAGGCGGGGGTGCTGGGGGCGCCGGCACCGGCCAGGACGACCGGGTCCGCGGCGGCCCGCGGCGACGCGACCGTGGCGCTGCTGTCGGTGCCGGGGCCGCACGTCTTCCCCGAGGCGATGGACGCCCTGGACGCCGGCCTCAACGTGATGATCTTCAGCGACAACGTGCCGGTCGCGCAGGAGATCACGCTGAAGGAGGCGGCGGCGCGGCGCGGGCTGATCGTGATGGGACCGGACTGCGGGACGGCCGTGATCGGCGGCGCCGGCCTGGGGTTCGCCAACGCGGTGCGGCCCGGCCCGGTGGGCGTCGTCGCGGCGTCCGGGACGGGTGCGCAGCAGCTGATGTGCCTGCTGGACGCGGCGGGCGCCGGTGTCAGCCACGTGCTCGGCGTCGGCGGCCGGGACCTGTCGCCCGAGGTGAGCGGGCGGTCGGCGCTGGCGGCGCTGGCCGCGCTGGACGCCGACCCGGCCACCGAGCTGATCGTGCTGGTGTCCAAGCCGCCCGCGCCGCAGGTGCTGGACCTGATCCGGGAGGCGGCGCGGCGCCTGGACACCCCCGTGGTGTTCGCGCTGCCGCTGCCCGGCGAGGACGACCTGACGCGGGCGGCGGAGAAGGCGCTGAGGGCGCTCGGCCGGCCCGTCCCGGCATGGCCGCGCTGGACCTCGCCCCGCGGTGCCGCGTCCGCGTCCGGACGGGCGCTGCGCGGCCTGTTCGCGGGCGGGACGCTGCGCGACGAGGCCGAGATGATCGCGCGGGACGCGCTCGGCTGGGAGCTGGAGGCGCGCGGGCACCGGTTCACCGACTTCGGCGACGACGCCTACACGCGAGGCCGCGCGCACCCGATGATCGACCCGACGCTGCGCCTGGAGGCCCTGCGCGCCGAGGCCGCCGACGACGGCTGCGGCGTCCTGCTCCTGGACGTGGTGCTCGGGTACGGCGCCGAGCCCGATCCGGCCGCCGCGCTCGCCCCGGCGATCGCCGCCGCGCTGCGGGACCGTCCCGGCCTCGCCGTCGTGGTGTCGCTGTGCGGGACGCCGGCCGACCCGCAGGACCGCGACCGGCAGGCCGTCGCGCTGTGCGAGGCGGGCGCCGACGTGTTCGCCTCCAACGCGCAGGCGACCCGGCACGCCCTCACTCTGGTGGACGGGTCGATCGTCGAAGGGACGCCCCGATGA
- a CDS encoding DUF6986 family protein, whose product MNLSVSSYDDLSARIATVRDVHGERFPGGAEGRQPVHTVYVPADRFSRSTPADFGAEALRLLNTHTPGAGSFGAAFGLDPELAGPVRERVAAKLAAEPVEDVRIDFEDGYGVRDDQEEDAHVEQVVEAVAAAYQVKGLPHYWGLRVKSFTDGGHERAMRTLDGFLTALRDRLGRLPGGFTITFPKATSIDHVKLFVEFLDRLETSLGLPQGILRFEIQIETPQALMDNEEDRIGLQSFVTEAQGRITAAHFGVFDYTAALGLPPHEQRLDHPACDFARHIMQVSLAGTGVRLSDGSTNIIPRNDGPDEVNAAWAAHAAHVRHSLAHGFYQGWDLHPAHLPSRYAAVYAFHLSGVDDVIGRVRAWHEQAAGQASGVLDEPATIKALTARLRRAVDCGALDESVLPAGG is encoded by the coding sequence GTGAACCTCAGCGTCTCCTCGTACGACGATCTGTCCGCGCGCATCGCCACCGTCCGCGACGTCCACGGCGAGCGCTTCCCCGGCGGCGCGGAAGGCCGCCAACCGGTCCACACGGTCTACGTCCCGGCGGACCGGTTCTCCCGCTCGACGCCCGCCGACTTCGGCGCCGAGGCGCTGCGGCTGCTGAACACGCACACGCCGGGCGCCGGGTCGTTCGGCGCGGCGTTCGGGCTCGATCCGGAGCTCGCCGGGCCGGTGCGGGAGCGCGTCGCGGCGAAACTGGCCGCCGAGCCGGTGGAGGACGTCCGGATCGACTTCGAGGACGGCTACGGGGTGCGCGACGACCAGGAGGAGGACGCCCACGTCGAGCAGGTCGTCGAGGCGGTCGCCGCCGCGTACCAGGTGAAGGGCCTGCCGCACTACTGGGGGCTGCGGGTCAAGTCGTTCACCGACGGCGGCCACGAGCGCGCGATGCGGACGCTGGACGGCTTCCTCACCGCGCTGCGCGACCGGCTCGGCCGGCTGCCCGGCGGGTTCACCATCACCTTCCCCAAGGCGACCTCGATCGATCACGTCAAGCTGTTCGTGGAGTTCCTGGACCGGCTGGAGACCTCGCTCGGGCTGCCGCAGGGCATCCTGCGGTTCGAGATCCAGATCGAGACGCCGCAGGCGCTGATGGACAACGAGGAGGACCGGATCGGGCTCCAGTCCTTCGTCACCGAGGCGCAGGGCCGCATCACCGCCGCCCACTTCGGCGTGTTCGACTACACCGCCGCGCTCGGCCTGCCGCCGCACGAGCAGCGGCTCGACCACCCCGCCTGCGACTTCGCCCGGCACATCATGCAGGTGTCGCTCGCGGGCACCGGGGTGCGGCTGTCGGACGGCTCCACCAACATCATCCCCCGCAACGACGGGCCCGACGAGGTCAACGCCGCGTGGGCCGCGCACGCCGCGCACGTCCGGCACTCGCTGGCGCACGGCTTCTACCAGGGCTGGGACCTGCATCCCGCGCACCTGCCGAGCCGGTACGCGGCGGTGTACGCCTTCCATCTGAGCGGTGTCGACGACGTGATCGGACGGGTCCGCGCCTGGCACGAGCAGGCGGCGGGGCAGGCGAGCGGCGTCCTGGACGAGCCCGCCACCATCAAGGCGCTCACCGCCCGGCTGCGCCGTGCGGTCGACTGCGGGGCGCTGGACGAGAGCGTCCTGCCCGCGGGCGGTTGA
- a CDS encoding DUF1116 domain-containing protein, which translates to MSDHRDTHRGHRLGGLLSREPSVVATGVEVLASALADQAVPVEAVDWRPPPAGTESALAAVLGDPGHAEANARAVRRMVTARPHLVDVRPARDVLGLEPGTFLHAGPPLEWDRASGPMRGALVGAMLLEGLAETPRGAERRLERGSAVFEPCHHHAAVGPMAGVVSPSMWMLVVEDAEHGGTSYCSLNEGLGKVLRYGAYGPEVIERLAWMGEVLGPALREAVRRHGPIDLMALIAQALQMGDELHNRNRAATSLLLRELAPALAAAEEVPRARAAEALRFAAGNDHFFLNAGMAAAKACADAARGVPGSSLVVAMARNGTDFGIQVSGTGDRWFTGPAGVPDGLYLGGYGPDDANPDIGDSAITETAGMGGFALAAAPAIVRFVGGEVPDAVAATQRMYEITLAEHPVLQIPLLSFRGTPVGVDVARVVRTGILPVIDTGIAGREAGTGQVGAGLVEPPANVFTDALHALAETA; encoded by the coding sequence ATGAGCGACCACCGGGACACGCACCGCGGGCACCGGCTGGGCGGGCTGCTCTCCCGTGAGCCGAGCGTCGTCGCGACCGGGGTGGAGGTGCTCGCGAGCGCGCTCGCCGACCAGGCCGTCCCGGTGGAGGCCGTCGACTGGCGGCCGCCGCCCGCCGGGACGGAGTCCGCGCTGGCGGCGGTCCTCGGCGACCCCGGCCACGCCGAGGCCAACGCGCGCGCCGTCCGGAGGATGGTGACGGCGCGCCCGCACCTGGTGGACGTGCGCCCCGCGCGCGACGTGCTCGGCCTGGAGCCGGGGACGTTCCTGCACGCGGGCCCGCCGCTGGAGTGGGACCGCGCGTCCGGCCCGATGCGCGGCGCCCTCGTCGGCGCGATGCTCCTCGAAGGGCTCGCCGAGACGCCGCGCGGCGCCGAGCGCCGGCTGGAGCGCGGCTCCGCGGTGTTCGAGCCGTGCCACCACCACGCCGCGGTCGGCCCGATGGCGGGCGTCGTCAGCCCGTCCATGTGGATGCTCGTGGTCGAGGACGCCGAGCACGGCGGGACCTCCTACTGCTCGCTCAACGAGGGCCTCGGGAAGGTGCTGCGGTACGGGGCCTACGGGCCGGAGGTGATCGAGCGGCTGGCGTGGATGGGCGAGGTGCTCGGCCCGGCGCTGCGGGAGGCCGTGCGGCGGCACGGGCCGATCGACCTGATGGCGCTCATCGCGCAGGCCCTGCAGATGGGCGACGAGCTGCACAACCGCAACCGGGCGGCGACGTCGCTGCTGCTGCGCGAGCTCGCGCCCGCGCTCGCGGCGGCCGAGGAGGTGCCCCGCGCGAGGGCCGCCGAGGCGCTGCGGTTCGCCGCGGGGAACGACCATTTCTTCCTGAACGCGGGGATGGCGGCGGCGAAGGCGTGCGCGGACGCGGCCCGCGGCGTGCCGGGTTCCAGCCTCGTCGTGGCGATGGCCCGCAACGGCACCGACTTCGGCATCCAGGTCTCGGGGACGGGCGACCGCTGGTTCACCGGCCCCGCCGGCGTCCCGGACGGCCTCTACCTCGGCGGCTACGGCCCGGACGACGCCAACCCCGACATCGGCGACTCGGCGATCACCGAGACGGCCGGGATGGGCGGGTTCGCGCTCGCCGCCGCGCCCGCGATCGTCCGGTTCGTGGGCGGCGAGGTCCCGGACGCGGTCGCCGCGACCCAGCGCATGTACGAGATCACCCTCGCCGAGCACCCGGTGCTGCAGATCCCGCTGCTGTCGTTCCGCGGCACCCCCGTGGGCGTGGACGTCGCCCGCGTCGTCCGCACCGGGATCCTGCCCGTCATCGACACCGGCATCGCCGGGCGGGAGGCCGGCACGGGCCAGGTCGGCGCGGGCCTGGTCGAGCCGCCGGCGAACGTGTTCACCGACGCCCTGCACGCCCTCGCGGAGACCGCGTAG
- a CDS encoding nucleotidyltransferase family protein, producing MTLRSEESPAGLLLAAGEGRRLGRPKATVELDGERLVDRGVRTLRDGGCSPVLVVAGAAQIEVIGAVVVPNPDWRDGMGSSLRAGLAALPPGCPAVVVALVDQPLVTPAAVERLIAAFAEGAGIAVATYGGAPRNPVLLGAGHLAGVAEAAVGDQGARGYLRARPELVTPVPCDDVAAPDDIDTPEDLAALNRPRAGRSRPAPRSRPHGAAGR from the coding sequence ATGACGTTGCGCAGTGAGGAGTCACCGGCCGGCCTGTTGCTCGCGGCGGGGGAGGGCCGCCGCCTCGGCCGCCCGAAGGCGACGGTCGAGCTGGACGGCGAGCGGCTCGTCGACCGGGGCGTCCGCACGCTGCGGGACGGGGGATGCTCCCCGGTCCTGGTGGTGGCGGGCGCCGCGCAGATCGAGGTCATCGGCGCCGTCGTCGTCCCCAACCCCGACTGGCGCGACGGCATGGGCTCGTCCCTGCGCGCCGGGCTCGCCGCACTGCCGCCCGGCTGCCCCGCCGTGGTCGTCGCGCTGGTCGACCAGCCCCTGGTGACGCCCGCCGCCGTCGAACGGCTGATCGCCGCGTTCGCGGAGGGCGCCGGCATCGCGGTCGCCACCTACGGGGGAGCGCCGCGCAACCCCGTCCTGCTGGGCGCCGGGCATCTCGCGGGCGTCGCCGAGGCGGCGGTCGGCGACCAGGGGGCGCGCGGCTACCTGCGCGCCCGTCCGGAGCTGGTGACGCCCGTCCCGTGCGACGACGTCGCCGCACCCGACGACATCGACACGCCGGAAGACCTGGCCGCGCTCAACCGCCCGCGGGCAGGACGCTCTCGTCCAGCGCCCCGCAGTCGACCGCACGGCGCAGCCGGGCGGTGA
- a CDS encoding XdhC family protein produces the protein MRDVLGDIAGWYGSGRTFALATVVNTFRSAPRPPGAAMAVSPDGEVAGSVSGGCVEGAVYELGQTVLETGEPVVQRYGVSDDDAFAVGLTCGGILDVLVEPVGPDTFPEFADVAAAIGAREPVAVATVVAGPGRIGARRVVWTDRASGSLAPGAPHAARLDAAVDDDARGMLAQGLTGQRHYGPEGERRLDDLTVFVHSFAPPPRLLVFGAIDFAAAVARVGKFLGYHVTVCDARPVFATPKRFPEADEVVVKWPHKFLEEARDAIDGRTAICVLTHDPKFDVPLLEVALRTEAGYVGAMGSRRTHDDRTARLREAGLSDAELARLRSPIGLDLGARTPEETAVSIAAELVQLRWGGSGRPLSDTSGRIHAESV, from the coding sequence ATGCGTGACGTGCTCGGCGACATCGCCGGCTGGTACGGGTCCGGGCGGACGTTCGCACTCGCGACCGTCGTGAACACCTTCCGCAGCGCCCCGCGCCCGCCGGGGGCCGCGATGGCCGTCTCGCCGGACGGGGAGGTCGCGGGCAGCGTGTCCGGCGGCTGCGTCGAGGGCGCCGTGTACGAACTCGGGCAGACGGTGCTGGAGACCGGCGAACCCGTCGTCCAGCGGTACGGGGTGAGCGACGACGACGCGTTCGCCGTCGGACTGACCTGCGGCGGGATCCTGGACGTGCTGGTGGAGCCCGTCGGCCCGGACACCTTCCCCGAGTTCGCGGACGTCGCCGCCGCCATCGGGGCGCGCGAGCCGGTCGCGGTCGCCACCGTCGTGGCCGGGCCCGGGCGGATCGGCGCCCGCCGCGTGGTCTGGACCGACCGCGCGTCCGGGTCCCTCGCGCCCGGCGCCCCGCACGCGGCCCGGCTCGACGCGGCGGTGGACGACGACGCGCGCGGCATGCTCGCCCAGGGCCTCACCGGCCAGCGGCACTACGGGCCCGAGGGGGAGCGGCGGCTGGACGACCTCACCGTCTTCGTGCACTCCTTCGCGCCGCCGCCGCGGCTGCTGGTGTTCGGCGCGATCGACTTCGCGGCGGCCGTCGCCCGGGTCGGGAAGTTCCTCGGCTACCACGTGACGGTGTGCGACGCGCGGCCGGTGTTCGCGACGCCCAAGCGGTTCCCCGAGGCCGACGAGGTCGTGGTGAAGTGGCCGCACAAGTTCCTGGAGGAGGCGCGCGACGCCATCGACGGGCGGACGGCGATCTGCGTCCTCACCCACGACCCCAAGTTCGACGTGCCGCTGCTGGAGGTGGCGCTGCGCACCGAAGCCGGCTACGTCGGCGCGATGGGCTCGCGCCGCACCCACGACGACCGGACTGCGCGGCTCCGCGAGGCGGGCCTGTCCGACGCCGAACTGGCCCGGCTGCGCTCGCCGATCGGCCTGGACCTCGGGGCCCGCACCCCGGAGGAGACGGCCGTGTCGATCGCGGCGGAGCTGGTCCAGCTGCGCTGGGGCGGTTCCGGCCGCCCGCTCTCCGACACCAGCGGCCGGATCCACGCCGAGTCGGTCTGA
- a CDS encoding DUF2877 domain-containing protein, which translates to MTALVRDPIRLPARPTGRPPAAGAASLTLRPLLDPPRRPARVIAVFPAALYLEMRGGPEPRVLAVVTSDAGRLPNAMVVVATRREHPFRSVREGADAFVGDGRIEAEGLTVRVRRWWDPSPALGGLRPDALARGVRALEAELTAAGALTAAGPSGGGLAGHPDPDALAAACAAGDLAGAVEAAERIVGLGPGLTPTGDDILCGLLVALRLVGGAVRHGGAVRLADWLGAAVTADAGTRTTALSATLLHCAAAGQAGAEVAAVLRGVAGHEPPQAAVRRLLAVGHTSGTDLAHGVLAGCRAALGVRV; encoded by the coding sequence GTGACCGCACTCGTCCGCGACCCGATCCGGCTCCCGGCCCGTCCCACGGGACGGCCCCCCGCCGCCGGCGCCGCGAGCCTCACGCTGCGGCCGCTGCTCGACCCGCCGCGCCGCCCGGCCCGCGTCATCGCGGTGTTCCCGGCCGCGCTGTACCTGGAGATGCGGGGAGGCCCCGAGCCGCGCGTGCTCGCCGTCGTCACCTCCGACGCGGGACGCCTGCCGAACGCGATGGTGGTCGTCGCCACCCGCCGCGAGCACCCGTTCCGGTCCGTCCGCGAGGGCGCGGACGCGTTCGTCGGCGACGGCCGGATCGAGGCGGAGGGCCTCACCGTGCGCGTGCGCCGCTGGTGGGACCCCTCGCCCGCGCTCGGCGGGCTGCGGCCGGACGCGCTCGCCCGGGGCGTGCGCGCCCTGGAGGCCGAGCTGACGGCGGCGGGCGCGCTCACCGCCGCCGGGCCGTCGGGCGGCGGCCTCGCCGGGCATCCCGACCCGGACGCGCTCGCCGCCGCCTGCGCCGCCGGCGACCTCGCGGGCGCGGTGGAGGCGGCCGAGCGGATCGTGGGCCTCGGCCCCGGGCTGACGCCGACCGGCGACGACATCCTTTGCGGCCTGCTGGTCGCGCTGCGGCTGGTCGGGGGCGCCGTCCGGCACGGCGGGGCGGTGCGGCTGGCCGACTGGCTCGGCGCGGCCGTCACCGCCGACGCGGGCACCCGCACGACCGCGCTGTCCGCGACGCTGCTGCACTGCGCGGCGGCGGGCCAGGCGGGCGCCGAGGTGGCCGCCGTCCTGCGCGGCGTCGCGGGCCACGAGCCGCCGCAGGCCGCCGTCCGGCGTCTGCTGGCGGTGGGCCACACGTCGGGCACGGACCTGGCGCACGGCGTCCTCGCCGGGTGCCGCGCCGCTCTCGGAGTGCGCGTATGA
- a CDS encoding PucR family transcriptional regulator, with translation MSYTTADPGPPALRLASTGTLTYGLSVGEVLGVSTLNGARLIAGRAGLERVVQRLNVMEVPDILSWVKPNELLLTTGYPLRNTPQSLDNLVSDLDERGLAALAIKLGRYLDSLPAEMIAQADRRGFPLILLPNDVGFDDILNQVLTDILNRQAAVLARTEEVHRALVQIVLCGGGLQEVVDEVATLLDVAVVVLDGEQRALAGAGPDEHVQAMRAFDAGRHAACGRGGCGIIGAHGTGDHLVVPVMAGGFDHGRIVAFSPGGTLRGTDLGILERAATVAALVVTKQQAVAAVESKYRADFLRDILAGRAGGDDRIIAHCGGFGWDLDRPMMVVVAELDGRPRGAVAQEAEGKGRGRAAEPDGGPRGVRGAEERAAQERLAAAWTTAVRRHDRGAAVASFAHEVVAIVGAEGDDPAEWTAGPVQAMVKEASSIFAEHLPVRRTFSTGISRTVASPAALPEAYEQAVKAVRVGRQLNGAGARAHFDQLGVYRLLSLVSDPEELHAFVRETLGDLATDDEPELVDLRRTLQVLLETNLNVAETARRLHFHYNTLRYRIGKLERMLGAFTEDAHLRLNLTLALHVLRMRGI, from the coding sequence ATGAGTTACACCACTGCGGACCCGGGCCCACCGGCCCTCAGGCTCGCGAGTACCGGAACACTGACCTACGGCCTTTCGGTCGGTGAGGTCCTCGGCGTCAGCACCCTGAACGGCGCCCGCCTCATCGCCGGACGAGCCGGACTCGAACGCGTCGTCCAGCGGCTGAACGTGATGGAGGTCCCCGACATCCTGTCGTGGGTCAAACCGAACGAACTGCTGCTGACCACCGGCTACCCCCTCCGCAACACCCCCCAGTCGCTCGACAACCTGGTGTCCGACCTGGACGAGCGCGGCCTGGCCGCGCTGGCCATCAAGCTCGGCCGCTACCTGGACTCGCTGCCCGCCGAGATGATCGCGCAGGCGGACCGGCGCGGCTTCCCCCTGATCCTGCTCCCGAACGACGTCGGCTTCGACGACATCCTGAACCAGGTGCTGACCGACATCCTGAACCGGCAGGCGGCCGTCCTCGCCCGCACCGAGGAGGTGCACCGGGCGCTCGTGCAGATCGTGCTGTGCGGCGGCGGCCTCCAGGAGGTCGTGGACGAGGTCGCGACGCTGCTGGACGTGGCGGTCGTGGTGCTGGACGGCGAGCAGCGGGCGCTCGCGGGCGCCGGTCCCGACGAGCACGTCCAGGCGATGCGGGCCTTCGACGCGGGCCGGCACGCGGCGTGCGGCCGCGGCGGCTGCGGCATCATCGGCGCGCACGGCACCGGCGACCACCTGGTCGTGCCCGTGATGGCGGGCGGCTTCGACCACGGCCGGATCGTCGCGTTCAGCCCCGGCGGCACCCTGCGCGGCACCGACCTCGGCATCCTGGAGCGCGCCGCGACCGTCGCCGCGCTCGTGGTGACCAAGCAGCAGGCCGTCGCGGCCGTGGAGAGCAAGTACCGCGCCGACTTCCTGCGCGACATCCTCGCGGGGCGCGCGGGCGGCGACGACCGGATCATCGCGCACTGCGGCGGGTTCGGCTGGGACCTGGACCGCCCGATGATGGTGGTCGTCGCCGAACTGGACGGGCGCCCGCGCGGAGCCGTCGCCCAGGAGGCCGAAGGGAAGGGCCGCGGCAGGGCGGCCGAGCCCGACGGCGGCCCGCGCGGCGTCCGCGGCGCCGAGGAACGGGCCGCGCAGGAGCGGCTCGCCGCCGCGTGGACGACGGCCGTCCGGCGGCACGACCGGGGCGCGGCCGTCGCGAGCTTCGCCCACGAGGTCGTGGCGATCGTCGGCGCCGAGGGCGACGACCCCGCCGAGTGGACGGCGGGCCCGGTCCAGGCGATGGTCAAGGAGGCTTCGTCGATCTTCGCCGAGCACCTGCCGGTGCGGCGGACGTTCTCCACCGGCATCAGCCGGACGGTGGCGTCGCCGGCCGCGCTGCCCGAGGCCTACGAGCAGGCGGTGAAGGCCGTGCGGGTCGGGCGCCAGCTCAACGGCGCGGGCGCGCGGGCGCACTTCGACCAGCTCGGCGTGTACCGGCTGCTGAGCCTCGTCTCCGACCCCGAGGAACTGCACGCGTTCGTCCGCGAGACGCTGGGCGACCTCGCCACCGACGACGAGCCGGAGCTGGTGGACCTGCGCCGCACCCTCCAGGTGCTGCTGGAGACGAACCTCAACGTCGCCGAGACGGCGCGCCGGCTGCACTTCCACTACAACACGCTGCGGTACCGCATAGGGAAGCTGGAAAGGATGCTCGGAGCGTTCACCGAGGACGCCCATCTGCGACTCAACCTCACCCTCGCCCTTCACGTCCTGCGCATGCGGGGTATCTGA
- a CDS encoding aldose 1-epimerase family protein translates to MSESITREQSALTGEQYALSAGHYQAVVTESGASLRELSHRGRPLVLTHGADEPAPAALGHLLVPWPNRIDRGRYEYGGEAHRLDVSEPDRDCAIHGLVRWASWTAAEHEPDRVRLTHRLLGTAGYPFRLDLEAEYTLDAGAGLRVRMTARNAGTRTAPYGHGAHPYLTVGEPIDGCTVTLGADRYLPVDDRMIPSGPSLDVTGTPYDLRTGPVFGDRRIDNAFTGLNRDGRGRTWVTLSGGRTVRLWADEAHPWMEIYTADNAARPRTGLGVEPMTCPPNAFASGEGVVDLEPGAVFSGTWGIQAS, encoded by the coding sequence ATGAGCGAGTCGATCACCAGGGAGCAGTCCGCCCTGACGGGCGAGCAGTACGCCCTGAGCGCGGGGCACTACCAGGCCGTCGTCACCGAGTCGGGCGCGAGCCTGCGCGAGCTGAGCCACCGGGGGCGCCCGCTGGTGCTGACGCACGGCGCCGACGAGCCGGCCCCCGCCGCGTTGGGGCACCTGCTGGTCCCGTGGCCGAACCGCATCGACCGCGGCCGCTACGAGTACGGCGGCGAGGCGCACCGGCTCGACGTGTCCGAGCCCGACCGGGACTGCGCGATCCACGGGCTCGTCCGCTGGGCGTCGTGGACGGCCGCCGAGCACGAGCCCGACCGCGTGCGGCTCACGCACCGGCTGCTCGGCACGGCCGGGTACCCGTTCCGCCTCGACCTGGAGGCCGAGTACACCCTCGACGCCGGTGCGGGACTGCGCGTGCGGATGACCGCGCGCAACGCCGGAACGAGGACGGCCCCCTACGGCCACGGGGCGCACCCGTACCTGACGGTCGGCGAACCCATCGACGGCTGCACGGTCACGCTGGGCGCCGACCGCTACCTTCCGGTGGACGACCGGATGATCCCGTCCGGGCCGTCCCTGGACGTCACCGGCACCCCGTACGACCTGCGCACCGGGCCCGTGTTCGGCGACCGGCGGATCGACAACGCGTTCACCGGGCTCAACCGCGACGGCCGCGGCCGCACCTGGGTGACCCTGTCCGGCGGCCGCACGGTCCGGCTCTGGGCCGACGAGGCGCACCCGTGGATGGAGATCTACACCGCCGACAACGCCGCGCGACCGCGCACGGGGCTCGGCGTCGAGCCCATGACGTGCCCGCCCAACGCCTTCGCGTCCGGGGAGGGCGTCGTGGACCTCGAACCGGGCGCGGTGTTCAGCGGAACCTGGGGGATCCAGGCGTCCTGA